In Nymphaea colorata isolate Beijing-Zhang1983 chromosome 3, ASM883128v2, whole genome shotgun sequence, a genomic segment contains:
- the LOC116251289 gene encoding phosphatidyl-N-methylethanolamine N-methyltransferase, translated as MGGLLVSVALLLPFAFYYVLWTYPQLWVDFCGKDTDPSHKMAQISHILKAVQFIALFSVARLSWPPWYCLVLFIIGQFLNVRVYQLLGESGTYYGVRFGKNIPWVTEFPFGYIKDPQYVGSILSIVAAICWVPVQYVLVWVLGYVFMMMLESKENPSTRAKPLHSSG; from the exons ATGGGTGGCCTTCTCGTCTCAGTGGCATTGCTGCTGCCCTTCGCCTTCTACTATGTTCTGTGGACGTATCCTCAGTTGTGGGTGGACTTCTGCGGGAAGGACACCGACCCATCTCACAAGATGGCCCAAATCTCTCATATACTTAAGGCCGTTCAGTTTATTGCCCTCTTCTCGGTTGCCCGCCTCTCATGGCCGCCTTGGTACTGCTTAGTACTCTTCATTATCGGCCAGTTCCTGAACGTTAG GGTTTATCAGTTGCTTGGGGAATCTGGTACTTACTATGGTGTACGTTTTGGGAAGAATATACCCTGGGTGACAGAATTCCCTTTCGGATACATAAAGGACCCTCAGTACGTGGGGAGCATACTCTCTATTGTAGCGGCTATCTGTTGGGTTCCTGTTCAATACGTACTTGTGTGGGTACTAGGATATGTCTTTATGATGATGCTTGAATCAAAGGAAAACCCATCCACACGTGCTAAACCTTTGCATTCATCTGGTTGA